In the bacterium HR17 genome, TGCGCCAGCAGAAACGCCGATCCGTGAACATCGGCTCTATCAGGCTGACTTTTTGTTGCGGCAATACGGCTTTGAACTTGACGAATTGCCTTTTGACGAAAGGGGCAATTTGCCGCAGGATGTAGACCCGAAATTAGCATGGGCACTGCAACATCCCGACCGTTTTCCCGTTGAAGTGACGAGGGCGGAGCGAGAGGAATTGTTGCGTGTCCCGGGCATTGGGCCTGCGACGGCTGAGCGAATTTTGAAAGCCCGAAAAGAAGGTGTTTTGCTCACTGCCGACGATTTGCAACGGCTCGGTGTTCACCTGAAACGAGCCGCTCCATTCTTGACCCTGTGGGGTAAACCTGTCAACAAAGAAATTCCTGTCAAGGAACCTGAGCCGACAGAACAGTTGCGGCTCCTTTGAACTGAAAAGCAAAGGAGGGATTGATTTGAAACTGCCAACGACCAACGAGGAGATGGAAGCGATTTACAACCGCTATGTGAAACCATTGGAAGGTCAATATTGGGGCAAATTTGTCGCTGTCTGCCTTGATGGGCGCGTTCTTTTGGGAGACGATGAGTTGCAACTTTTTCAAGAGGCGCTCCATCAATTTGGCAGTGGCAATTTTGTGATGATGCGTGTTGGGCTCAAAGCGGTGGGGAAAATCCGATGAGGCGAGTGGTGAGTGGATAATTCCCGTTCAGAGTATCACACAGTCTTGACTTGAAGGGGGATAGCGTAATGACCGTTACCGTCATTGACTGCGGCGTTGGCAACTTGCGAAGTGTGGGGAAAGCGTTGGAGTTTTTGGGTTGTCAAGTGACGCTGACGAGCGATCCCGACGAAGTGATAAGGGCAAACAAGTTGGTTCTGCCCGGAGTTGGAGCGTTCGGCGCGGGCATGAGAAACTTGACTCAATTGGGTTTGGTGGATGCTATTCGCGATGCCGTTCAGCGAGGGACACCTCTTTTGGGAATCTGTTTGGGCTTGCAGTTGCTTTTTGACGAAAGTGAGGAAATGGGACGGTATGAAGGCTTGAAATTAGTGAGGGGAAAAGTCGTTCACTTTCCCGAAAGGGACGGAATCCGCATTCCGCACATGGGTTGGAACTCGTTACGCATCCGCAAACCCGAACCCCTTCTCAAAGGAGTGCCTGATGGTGCAATGGTTTACTTCGTGCACAGTTACTTTCCCGTGCCTGATGACCCTTCCGTCATCGCTGCCACAACCGAACATGGAATTGAGTTTGTCTCTGCCATCGCCATTGATAACATTTTTGGCACTCAATTCCACCCTGAAAAGAGCAGCAAATTTGGTTTGCAAATTCTGCACAACTTCGTCACCCTTTGAC is a window encoding:
- the hisH gene encoding Imidazole glycerol phosphate synthase subunit HisH, translated to MTVTVIDCGVGNLRSVGKALEFLGCQVTLTSDPDEVIRANKLVLPGVGAFGAGMRNLTQLGLVDAIRDAVQRGTPLLGICLGLQLLFDESEEMGRYEGLKLVRGKVVHFPERDGIRIPHMGWNSLRIRKPEPLLKGVPDGAMVYFVHSYFPVPDDPSVIAATTEHGIEFVSAIAIDNIFGTQFHPEKSSKFGLQILHNFVTL